CTGATTGGTCATGTGCCCATCGCCCCTCATCGAACCGCTGTCACAGGCAGATATACCCGGGTCATGAACGGATAGGGATGGTCCGGATTTTTGGGATTTACCAGAAACAGGCGGATTTCAACAATCGTCGGGGCCTTCTTCCTCTGACTTTCTTCGCCCGCCTCGGAATCCCATGTTTCGTATTCCTTCCCCTTGTCGTCGAAAAAAATGCAGGTCAGGCCGGCAATCCGGTCGCACAAAAGAAACCTCCGGGGGGGCGGCGCCTCCTCCCCCAGATCCCGGCTCAACGAATCGCTGCGATAGAGGGCAAACCCTTCGCCTTCTTTTTCTTCTTCAACACTGTACTCGATAACGGCGATGCCGCCCGGCTGCTCCTCCTTCCCGAAGACGACGTGGGCGGCGGAGCGGAAAATCATGCCGGTAAACTCGTTGTCCCGCAAGGAATACTGCTTGGCAGAAAAGGGGAAAGCCCTTTTCCAGGGAGAGACCGCTTCCAGATCCCGCGTCATGCGATCCAAGGCCGCCCGCGCCATGCCGTAAAGCTCGGCATCCTTTTTCGTTTCCGCGATGATGCGGAAGGTGCCCGTATAGGAGGCATAAACGGTGGTCATAACTATCCCGAGGATTAAAATGGCAAGCAGAATCTCGATCAGCGTAAAACCTTTTTCTCTCACTAAATCAACACCTTGTAGAGAATCAAGCGGTATGTGTTGCGTTTGGCCAGCCGACTGTTGACCACGGTCACAACAAACTTTTTGATGAGCTTAATTTCCGTATCCTCTATCGTCACCTGCCATTTATAATCGGGAAATTCTTCCCCGAAATCGCCGCTTTCGGCCCTGCTCCCGAGGGCGTCCAACTGTACCATTCTGCCCTGGGCGAGCAGCGCGGCCGTGGTGAGAAAACGCGAGTCTCCCGCCATCGAAATGCTCTGCGACTGCGATCGGTAAACCGCGACTAAGGCGATTGCCAGAATCGCCATCGCGATCATCACCTCCAGGAGCGTAAACCCTCGCTTCCGCAATAGAGCGCCGGGCCTACCGGCCAAAGGTCTGTCCTTCTTCAGAAAATGTATAATCGACGTATTTTTCATAAACAGTAACCGTATTCAGAAACGGCTGGAAAACAACGGTGAACTCCCGATCATTTTTTTTAAGATGAATAACCGCCGGGTCAACATACCCCTGGCGATGAAAGCGGATTTCGGCGTTTCCTTCTGTTTGTTTTTCCTCACCGGGCCGAATGAAATCGGTTATTTTCAACCCCTCGGCAAAAGGGGACGCCTTTTTACGGATTTCCGCCAGTTTTTCCGGAGTGGTGTCGGCGCTGTAAACCCAAAACCCTGGATGGTCAAGGTCCAGATGCAGGATATAGTCAACCTGCTCGCGAATCGCCTCATTTTTCAGCTCACGGGCCGCGCCAACGAGCCGCCGCGCAGTCGCTTTCAGAGCGTCGGAAAAGACGGCCTCCCGGACGCGGGGCACGGCAATTACCAGCATCATCCCGATTAACAGGACAACAACGGACAGTTCTATCAGCGTATAGCCCCGGTTGGTCGCTTTATGAATATTAATTTTCGCCTTCCCAGCTATTGATGTCCCGATTCTTCCCCTCCCCGCCGGGTTCTCCATCGGCGCCGCGAGAACTCAAATCGTAATCCCCGTGGACCCCGGGGCAAAGATAGATAAAGTCGTAATCCCAGGGATCCTTCGGCACCTTTCCCTTTTCCAGATACCCGCCCTGACGCCAGTTGCCAGCCTGGGCGCCGACCGTCGGCGGCTCCACCAGGGCTTGCAGCCCCTGCTCCGTCGTCGGGTAGTTCCCGGTGTCCAATTTGTAAAGTTTCAGGGCGGTTTCGAGACTCTCAAGCTGGATTCTCGCCTTCGCCTGCCTCGCCTCGTCCGGCCGCCCCATAATCCGGGGGACAATCAGCCCCGCCAGGATGCCGAGGATAACGATCACGACCATCAGTTCGATCAGGGTAAATCCCTTTTGACTGCGTCTTTCTTTTCTCATTTTCACTTCCTCTTTATCTTGCAACCATCTATCGCCCCTAACGGGGCTTGTTCCCCATTGCCCTAACCCAGCTTCCCCGAAGTGCCTGTGCCGGGAAAAACTTCGGCCCCCTGTGTTCCCCATTCCCTCCCCAAGCTTCATCGAAGTGCCTGTACCGGGAGAAACTTTGGCCCCCTGGCAGGGCTTGTGCCCTATTCCCTCCCCCAGCGGGGGAGGGTCAGGGTGGGGGGGTGACCAGGCATCTTTTCGCTACCGGACGAGCTGGTTCATCTCAAAGATGGGAAGGAGGATCGAAACCACAATGAATCCCACCACGGCCCCCATCGCGAGGATCATTGCCGGCTCCAGAAGCGACGTGATCATGACGATATTGGCCTCCACCTCCTTCTCGTAGGCATCGGCAACCTTGAACAGCATCTTTTCGACATTGCCGCTCTGCTCGCCGACGGCTATCATCTCGACAGCAATCGGGGGAAAAAACTGGTTTTTTGCCAACGGGACGGAAAGGCTCTGCCCCTCTTCGACATCCTTCGCCACCCTTCTGATCTCGTTGGCGATTAGACGATTGTCAACGACGTTTCTGGCTATTTCGAGTGCCGACAACAGCGGCACACTGCTCTGGAGGAGCGTCCCCAGCGTGCGGCTGAACCGTGCGACGGCGATCTTGCGATTGAGACCTCCGAAAAGGGGGATGTTCAGCTTCAGCCGGTCCCAGAAATTGCGCCCCGCCTCCGTCTTTTTGATCGAGGAGCGCAAGGCGACAACCCCGGCGCCGACCGCCAGGGCGATTATCCACCAGAATGATTTCAGAAATCCGCTGACCACGATGAGAAAAACGGTTATCATCGGCAGCGTCTGGTGCATCTCGCTGAAGATATTCGTGATATTGGGGACGACAAAGGTCACCAGAAAAAACAGGACACCGCTGCCGATGAAAAACATGAAAAGCGGGTAGGCCAGGGCGGTGCGGATTTTGGTTCTCATCTCCTGCTGATTTTCCTGAAAATCAGCCAGCCGCTCCAGCACCAGATTGAGCGTCCCCGACGCCTCGCCCGCGCGCACCATATTGAGGTAAAACGGCGGGAAGATCTTGGGAAAATGGGAAAGGGCGCCGGTCAGGCTGTTCCCCTCATTGACCTCTTCGCGAATACGGACAAC
Above is a genomic segment from Syntrophobacterales bacterium containing:
- a CDS encoding prepilin-type N-terminal cleavage/methylation domain-containing protein gives rise to the protein MREKGFTLIEILLAILILGIVMTTVYASYTGTFRIIAETKKDAELYGMARAALDRMTRDLEAVSPWKRAFPFSAKQYSLRDNEFTGMIFRSAAHVVFGKEEQPGGIAVIEYSVEEEKEGEGFALYRSDSLSRDLGEEAPPPRRFLLCDRIAGLTCIFFDDKGKEYETWDSEAGEESQRKKAPTIVEIRLFLVNPKNPDHPYPFMTRVYLPVTAVR
- the gspI gene encoding type II secretion system minor pseudopilin GspI, coding for MAGRPGALLRKRGFTLLEVMIAMAILAIALVAVYRSQSQSISMAGDSRFLTTAALLAQGRMVQLDALGSRAESGDFGEEFPDYKWQVTIEDTEIKLIKKFVVTVVNSRLAKRNTYRLILYKVLI
- a CDS encoding type II secretion system GspH family protein, with product MENPAGRGRIGTSIAGKAKINIHKATNRGYTLIELSVVVLLIGMMLVIAVPRVREAVFSDALKATARRLVGAARELKNEAIREQVDYILHLDLDHPGFWVYSADTTPEKLAEIRKKASPFAEGLKITDFIRPGEEKQTEGNAEIRFHRQGYVDPAVIHLKKNDREFTVVFQPFLNTVTVYEKYVDYTFSEEGQTFGR
- the gspG gene encoding type II secretion system major pseudopilin GspG translates to MRKERRSQKGFTLIELMVVIVILGILAGLIVPRIMGRPDEARQAKARIQLESLETALKLYKLDTGNYPTTEQGLQALVEPPTVGAQAGNWRQGGYLEKGKVPKDPWDYDFIYLCPGVHGDYDLSSRGADGEPGGEGKNRDINSWEGEN
- the gspF gene encoding type II secretion system inner membrane protein GspF, with product MPVYEYTALDCGGRRKSGVVDAGSIAAARQKLRESSVFPVAIGEASGSRNNETAAGKTATGLFQRVGLQELSVMTRQLATLIGAGLPLVPSLSALAPQIRNQLLRSTVVRIREEVNEGNSLTGALSHFPKIFPPFYLNMVRAGEASGTLNLVLERLADFQENQQEMRTKIRTALAYPLFMFFIGSGVLFFLVTFVVPNITNIFSEMHQTLPMITVFLIVVSGFLKSFWWIIALAVGAGVVALRSSIKKTEAGRNFWDRLKLNIPLFGGLNRKIAVARFSRTLGTLLQSSVPLLSALEIARNVVDNRLIANEIRRVAKDVEEGQSLSVPLAKNQFFPPIAVEMIAVGEQSGNVEKMLFKVADAYEKEVEANIVMITSLLEPAMILAMGAVVGFIVVSILLPIFEMNQLVR